A stretch of the Thunnus thynnus chromosome 7, fThuThy2.1, whole genome shotgun sequence genome encodes the following:
- the LOC137186646 gene encoding uncharacterized protein, which translates to MSFIFHFQLPEEYLEPTSKLSDGSEASMSCIESSADEYIPPKDSTHGSSSEESCDLLSTVPLVKPKKQKTSQRTSRGKTLPSTSSDKDNRRTESENSDDTNLGKISVMKLQKRKDGARVYSKKHYCLYCPIQCHKMARHLIRKHRTEEAVKTAISFPLNSKERKLHFDLIRNKGNRAHNNEVLKTGSGTLVPSQQSGKTVKASDYMHCINCEAFLQRRSLWRHMSRCRLSQKRSTTKPGKSRIQSLCAYAQPVPEGVSRKVWELVNAMHQDEVTNIIREEKSILRLGEHLYAKHGHDKTKHEYIRQKMREIGRLIRRSRKTGRLKRMEDFYVPSNFNFVVQAVKDVAGFDEDKNIYKTPSLALKLGHSLKKIADILECEAQMAESDNEQFLKNLERSRGLYDKKWNVSVSSRALQTLREGTWNTPQLLPFTEDVKNMHMHLDSCREEYQSRLKNDPNKRNWSKLASLTLCEVILFNRRREGEVSKMPLSAFTLRDTSGVHSDLALGLSELEQKLCQHFQRIEIRGKRNRKVPLLLTPDMLSSMEALVAHRRACGVPDENPFFFSRPEAETHLRGSDAIRQIARECGAKHPETLSSTKLRKHVSTLSTVLNLRDNEMDILANFLGHDIRVHRQYYRLPEGTLQLAKVSKVLIALEQGRLSDFKGMSLDEIQIDPNEGVLEAVDSDHSETERDSSVCSSSSGSSRSNTRQPTMDEFGDEAAFIGSSTTKKRKKTESDSDDPDTGPSRSNSGQWTSDEPGSVEPTTAGSSKSKKRQRLETETSKRRNWSFVEVQAVEKTLKAFIESGKVPGKSDCVSCIQASPDALQKRSWTAVKFYVKNRITAIQRESAKRLY; encoded by the exons ATGTCTTTTATATTCCATTTCCAGCTTCCGGAAGAATACCTGGAACCAACCTCCAAGTTATCTGATGGATCAGAAGCCTCGATGAGCTGCATTGAAAGCAGTGCTGATGAATATATTCCGCCAAAAGACTCAACACATGGAAGCAGTTCAGAGGAATCTTGTGATCTTCTGAGCACGGTTCCATTGGTGAAACCCAAGAAGCAGAAAACGTCACAGAGAACTTCTAGAGGAAAGACATTGCCCAGTACCTCTTCAGATAAAGATAATAGGAGAACAGAAAGTGAAAACTCTGATGACACTAACCTGGGAAAAATATCAGTAATGAAGCtccaaaaaaggaaagatgGTGCCAGAGTGTACAGTAAAAAGCATTATTGTCTGTACTGTCCCATCCAATGCCATAAAATGGCGAGGCACTTAATACGCAAACACAGAACTGAAGAAGCTGTAAAAACAGCTATCTCTTTTCCTTTGAACTCAAAGGAACGAAAACTGCATTTTGATCTCATTAGAAACAAAGGGAACCGTGCTCATAATAATGAGGTCCTAAAAACTGGTAGTGGAACACTGGTTCCAAGTCAGCAATCTGGGAAAACAGTGAAAGCAAGTGACTACATGCACTGCATAAACTGTGAGGCTTTTCTTCAAAGGAGATCATTATGGAGGCACATGTCCAGGTGCAGGCTTTCACAAAAACGCAGCACAACAAAGCCTGGCAAAAGTCGGATCCAGTCACTCTGTGCCTATGCACAGCCTGTCCCAGAGGGGGTTAGCAGAAAGGTTTGGGAGCTGGTAAATGCTATGCACCAAGATgaagtgacaaacatcatcagagaggagaaaagcaTTTTGAGACTTGGAGAACATTTGTATGCAAAGCATGGACATGACAAGACCAAACATGAGTACATTAGACAAAAAATGCGAGAAATAGGAAGACTGATTCGGCGCTCACGGAAAACTGGCAGACTGAAACGAATGGAGGACTTCTATGTACCTTCGAATTTCAACTTTGTGGTCCAAGCAGTTAAGGATGTGGCTGGCTTTGATGAGGACAAAAACATCTACAAAACTCCATCCTTGGCTCTGAAACTGGGTCACAGTCTGAAGAAGATTGCAGATATTCTTGAGTGTGAAGCTCAGATGGCAGAGTCTGATAATGAACAATTTCTTAAGAATCTGGAGAGAAGCCGGGGTCTTTATGACAAAAAGTGGAATGTCTCTGTGTCATCACGTGCCCTACAAACTCTAAGGGAGGGGACATGGAACACTCCTCAGCTCCTCCCTTTCACTGAGGATGTAAAGAACATGCACATGCATCTTGATTCGTGCAGAGAGGAATACCAAAGCAGACTAAAGAACGATCCAAATAAGAGGAACTGGTCCAAGCTGGCAAGTTTGACTCTTTGTGAGGTGATCCTGTTTAATCGCAGGAGAGAGGGTGAGGTGTCAAAGATGCCTCTCAGTGCATTCACCCTAAGAGACACTTCAGGAGTTCATTCAGATTTGGCACTAGGACTCTCAGAGCTGGAGCAAAAGCTTTGCCAGCATTTCCAACGCATTGAAATAAGAGGGAAAAGAAACAGGAAAGTTCCCCTCCTTTTAACTCCGGACATGCTGTCCTCAATGGAAGCCTTGGTTGCACATCGGCGGGCCTGTGGTGTACCGGATGAAAATCCCTTTTTCTTCTCCAGACCTGAAGCAGAGACTCACTTGAGGGGATCAGATGCCATCAGACAGATTGCAAGGGAATGCGGGGCCAAGCATCCTGAAACTCTGTCCTCAACGAAGTTGAGAAAACATGTATCCACACTGTCCACAGTCCTGAACCTTAGAGATAATGAGATGGACATACTAGCAAATTTTCTCGGCCATGACATCCGTGTGCATAGACAGTACTATAGACTACCTGAAGGAACACTGCAGTTGGCCAAGGTCAGCAAAGTGCTGATTGCCCTCGAACAAGGCCGACTGTCAGACTTCAAGGGAATGAGCCTGGACGAGATCCAAATCGATCCCAATG AGGGAGTGCTAGAGGCTGTAGACAGTGATcattcagagacagagagggactCATCAGTCTGCTCCTCATCGTCAG gaTCGTCGAGATCTAATACAAGACAGCCTACCATGGATGAGTTTGGTGATGAAGCTGCTTTCATAG gATCCTCAACAactaagaaaagaaagaaaacggAGTCTGACAGTGATGACCCGGACACAG GACCTTCAAGATCCAACAGTGGACAGTGGACCTCTGATGAGCCTGGCAGTGTTGAACCTACTACCGCAG GATCCtcaaaatctaaaaaaagaCAGCGACTTGAAACAG AAACCTCTAAGAGGAGGAATTGGTCATTTGTGGAGGTCCAAGCTGTtgaaaaaacactaaaagccTTCATAGAATCTGGTAAAGTACCAGGGAAATCAGACTGTGTTTCCTGTATCCAAGCTTCACCAGATGCTCTTCAAAAGAGAAGCTGGACGGCGGTGAAGTTCTATGTTAAGAATCGGATTACTGCCATTCAGCGTGAAAGCGCAAAAAGACTTTACTGA